From Panthera tigris isolate Pti1 chromosome B4, P.tigris_Pti1_mat1.1, whole genome shotgun sequence:
CTGTCGTGACCGCTCAGGGAGACAGCGGAGGAGATGCCCCCCAGAGCTGTGACCTCCGAGGACTCTCTGAGTCTCTCTGGGACCCCCAttttcccatctgtcaaatgggactAATGGTTGTAAGGGTCAGAGTAACTCCGAAAGGGTCTAGCACAAGccttagcacacagtaggtgcttcaCAAATGAGTACTgtactcctccttctccttttaagCCACGATGCTTTTGCAGGCCCCTCGTAGCAGAGGGTCGGGGCGAAGAGATGCCAGGCCTCAAATCCCAGCCCTCCCAGTTATCCGCCGTGTCCCCTTGGGCAAGCTGCtcattctctctgagcctcagtttctcctctgcaaaatggggtagTAACAGAAGCTGGGTCAAGTGGTGCTCCTGGAGACTGAGTCTATACGCGTAAAGTACTGAGGACAGTGCCTGAGAGGAGGTGAGGTATTCAGGCTATTACCACCTGCCCACCAGGCAGTGCCCCCTGGAGGCAAAGCCAGCGTGAGCGCGGCTCCTCGCGAGCCAGGGGCTGCTGGGCCTGGACCCTGGGCCGCGCTGTGCGGGCGGGTCGAGGGGGCCGACGGATGAGCTATGGTGAGGATTCTGCATCGTAACAGTTCTGATCTGCTACGAGGCCCTGGAAGGTTCCTGGAGGCCGCCTCCCTCGCTGTCACTTTCCGGCCTCCCCCGGAGTTTGAGTCAGGCCCCTCTCCTCCGGGCAGTCCAGCCCCAGCCCGGGCTTCTGAGCCTGCTGCTGAAAGGGCAGGGGAGAGCCACCTGGTTTCCTGGGAGCAGGCCGGGAGTCTGGCCCCGGGGAGGGGACGTGATGCTGGAGAGGTTGGCAAGCCTCGAGTACCAGCCTATGCGGCGCGACACCGCACAGAGGGCGGGCGGGGACTCTCAGACAAGTAGCTGCGCGCTGAGAGCAGATGGGGGGAGGGCGAGGCACAGGGCTGGGGCCCCCGGGGGCTGGGGTCGGGAGGGCCAGCGGGGCAGGCAGCGCAGCAGCCCTCGCTGGCAAGGCCGTCCGTGGGGATCTGGGGAGGAGGCGGAATACTTTGGGGGTGAGCCCAGGAGGTGCAGCCAACGactcacccctccaccccccaaggCCATCCCCAGGTGAGCTCAGCGAAGTCACTAGCTCTGTCGTGCCTTTTAAGGCAATGGTGGCTCCGGCCACCTCCCTGTTCCCACTTGCTCAGAAATTcccagcaggtttttttttttttttttttcagttggaaTGGAATGAGACTCCTTGTTCTGTCACCACAGGATTCCAGCGAGGCCTGTCTGAGGGTTCTGGTGACAGGAAACGCACAGCGACAGGCACTCAGGAGCACCCTCAGTGACATGCAGGCAGACTGCGGGAGACAAAGACAGCTGTCCCACCCACCACGGGCTCACACAAGTGCCAGGAGACCAGTGCTGGGGCACCCGACACGCAAGCACGGGCGGGTCCCCGGACGCAGGGaacgtttactgagcacctactatatgccaggccctgGCCAGGTAGGCAGCGGGGATCCAGTCCCACCTTCACGGACCTGCCTCCCTCCGGAGTTCAGATTTGAGCATGGAAGCCTCGCCcacctcagggactttgcaccTGCTGTGCTGTTGGGGGTGTTGTGTCCGTGGAGCTCGCTCAGGCTGGATCCTTCGCACCCTGTCTCAGAGCGTCCTCCCCACACCCGTGTAGCCCAGGggcctgttttatttcttcacgGGCATTCATCACTCCTAAAACTGTCTTGTTTACTTGTGTCTACCGTCTGCACACCCACCAGATCAGCTTGAGCAGGGACTTTCAGTTCCCCACTGCTCCCCCAGCGCCTGGAGGTTCTCTGGATTGGAGTGAAGCTGACCCCACACACATGTGGCCGGCCCTTCccgctgccccctgccccagagaCCCTTATTATTCACCCTAAAAGCCCCAGCTGTTCCGTGCACCCACTGGGACACTCTTTGCCATTTGGTCCCGCCAACAACCGCTGAGATCGTGAGTCACCAGCAGATGAGGTGGGGGCTTGGAACTGCTCTGGGATGTGCTCAAGGTCACTCACTGGCCAGGGCCAGGACAGGAACAAAGAGAATGGGGACACGAGGGTATGGTCAACAGCCAAGGGCTCACTCAGCCCCTGTCGAGTAAGCCTGCCCCCGCAAAGGGCTTTCTGTGCCCGTGTCATGTGTGTGGGGACACAGAAGGATAAGGCGACAGCATGTCACCTGGAGATGTATGCAAGGTGCTGGATGCTTGTGCGCATGTCCTCGGGCTAGGAGCACACAGGATACTTTTCTGCCCTTAGGAGCTGAGCCTTTGTTCTCTGGACCCACATCCGGTCATCCTGGCCATTCCGAGTGGGCAGAGCCCTGGGGACAGGGGAACAAGGCCCAGCCAGGACATCTCAGACAGACCAGCAAAACCTTCCCTACCTGGGCTGGGTGGGCAGCCGGGCCCCAGGGCTGGCCTAAGGGTGGTGGGGAGGCCCGAAGGCTACAAGGCCAAGGGAAAGAGGGGGTGGTCCTGCCCAGCTCACCATCCTCTCCAGAACCTGACTGGGTTGGGAGATTGACTCTGCCCGAGGGGACTAGTGGCCTTGGACCAGGTCCTCACCCCTTCCGGCTGTGGGCTTGACTCCCGAGACTGGGGCACCCTGGTCAGGAAGCCCTGGTAGGGAGAGGCGACGCTGTCTTGGGACGAGCCCTGGGGCCCTCCCGCAGGGCCTCAAGGGGCCGGTCCAGCAGGGTGCTGCCCACTGCCCCCCCCTGGCGGTTCTGGCCAGAAGTGCAGCTCCAGAACCAGGATCCTGAGGACCCACGGCGGGCGGTGCTCCGGCAGCTGTCTTCAATCAGCCAGCGGCTTCGAGGCCATGCCCCTGGGGTTCACAAGGGGCTCCAGAGTTGCCAGGCAGAGGACATGATGGGAGGGCCCTGTGCTTAGAGCTCTTCTCAGCCTCATCCACTATGCGGGCATCATGCTAACTGGGAACCAGAGGGACAACTTGGGCCCCCTCTAATTTACCTGGCCCTGCACCACACACATGCCATCAGTCTGTCCTGGGCCAGCACTACCCGTTCTCAGGCGGTGCCAGAAGCCAGGGGGGACAGCCTGCTAGTTGCTAAACAGCTGGACAAGGACCACCCAAAGCTGCTCCAGCCACAGTGTCGGCCCTCAGCTGGAGTCAGGAGGCCAACAGCCCAAGGTTGTGGGGGGACCAGCACAACGGACAGGCctcaaggggggaggggggcggtgacACCTCCCCAGGACACACCCCTGGACTGCCAGCTGTGCCAGAACTCACAGGCTTGAAGTCACGGGGGTCAGAAATCAGAGATTAGAGCAGCCACACCACTGCCCACCACTGTGGGGATCCCAAGGCTGGAGGGCAGATAACACAGGGTAGAGGCTGAACCATCCTAGGCCAATGAAGGGTCCCAATGGCTTCCCAGCCGGGCAGCATTTCACCTCTGCACGCCCACGTCCTCAACCTTGGAAAACAAAGCTGGGGGAGCAACTAACCAGAACCTTCCTCAGGGTACATTCCCATGTTCTACCAGTTTCAGTGCGGGGTACCCACCCCCCGCAGTGTCAAAACCCGGCTGGTTAGAAAAGAACCTCAACAAGCCCCAACTGGAATCCAATCCCATGTATCCCATGTGGATTAGTTAACTAAATTACTTATTCTTACACTCAAAGCCAGGGTTGGCCCTGCCATGCCCACCAGAACTCCAAAGCCAACGGGGAACACGAAAtcctcactgcctccctccccgTGCGGTGTTACCACCCAAGCTGTGCAAACACAATCACCCTCCACAGCAGAGCCTCACCGGGTGACAGGACACATTTGCACAAAGCCTGCCGCCCCAGGCCAGTTTCAACAATTCAGGGGCAGACCTGGGCTCCGCTTCTAGCTCCCATCAAGCCCCACCTGCTCCAGGCAGGGGGCCAGATAAAATGGTAGGGCTAAAAACATGACATTTTGCTAAGGAGCCAAGGGCAACAACTCTCAGAAAGCACAAGAACCCTCCTGTGGCCACAGTGGAGCGGCCAGACTGAGAAGCAAAACCAGAGGCAGGGGGTCACTGGAAAACTAGTTTTATTGAGATCCCACCAGCTGCTCAATCTGGTCCTGACGTTAAGCTCCTTCTTCCTTTGCAATTCGGTCTTTCTTAAGTGGTCCCTGTGGAGAGGCGCAGGGGGCAAGGttagagggggaggaaagaagctGGTCACGAATACCCCCACGTATGGAACCAGAGATCCTGCACTGGCACAAGCTCAGGACCCCCAGGAGCCAGTGCAGCTGGGCAGGCTGACGGGAGACATCCCCGGGGAACCATCCCAGCCCCAGCCAGAGGGCAGCAGGGTCCGGGTGCTCACCATGAACGCTTTCTTCTCCTCCACGGTCTGGAATCGGCCATGGCCAAACTTGGAGGTGGTGTCGATGAATTTAAGGTCAATCTTCTCCAGGGCCCGCCGCTTGGTCTGCACCAGCAAGGACTGTGGGCCAAGAGGGAAAGGTCAGTTACAGTTCACAGGCCCGTCATCTGCGAGGGCAGAGGATCACCAGTCTCAATCACAGCCCCTCCAGAGCCAAGAGGAACCCCCTTCCCACACCACCTCTACTATAGCTGGTCTTACCCAAGGATCTCCCCCTGGACACCAGAACGATGTAGGAAACACATGAAAACAGAAGCAGACAGCTGGGCCAGGCCAGACTGAAATTCCTCCTCCCAGAACTTCAAAGCTCATGTTCAAGGGAAGGCCAAGCCCTGCCCCCCATTTCTTTGAACTCCCCTCAACGAAGTGTGGCCCTGTGTCCCCTATCGACTCCTCCACTGGAGGCCCAAGCCCCGCCTACACCCCGACCACCAGGAAGGGCCGCCAGCCTCACCTTGCGAAGAGTCAGCACTCGCTTCTTGGTTCCCACCACACAGCCTTTCAGCATGACAAAGTCATTGGTCACTTCACCATAGTGGACAAAGCCACCCTGGAAAGAGCAAGGCCATCAGATCAGGACAGAGCAAGTGTAAGGCTAGAGACTGATCAGACAACACACAGGACCCTTCAGATTCAGGTGCTCCCCTGCCACCTGCCGACCACAGGGCTGTTCTCAGAAGGAAGGCAGCAAGGAACGTTTCCGCAGTTGGACTCGGGCGCTGTGCCCAGCGCTCATTCCAGAGCCTCATCACTGAACAGCTGGGTCTGAGATCCCACTTCTCACCAGCCAGCCCCAACCAGGGCATTGAAGACGTGCCATTTACAAGAACAGACGGCTGGATACAGTCTGTAGGAGACCAGTTAACAGACTGAAAACACAGCCTCGGTGAGTCAGCCAGGACACAAGAGCACCAGGGTCCCACCCCACAGGTGAGGTCTGGCGCAGATTCacaaagaatgagaaggaaatccCCGCCGGAGCCAGGACTTGAGGCTTTGAGAAAACAGTTCTCATTACTCACCAGAGGATTGATGCTCTTGTCAGACAAATCATAATCAGTGGAAGCATTGTTCTTGATCAGCTTGCCATCCTTGATGAGGTAGCCCTGGCCAATCTTGTAGATCTACATAAGGGATGGACCGGAGAAACTTaaaaggagagacagactccAGGAAAGCAGCTATCGCCTCAGTCCTAGTGATGGGGCACCCCAGGctaggagcagaaagaaaggccGGCTGGGCCTAAAGATACCGCCGCGTGTTGGAGACAGTGGCCCCCGCAAAACCTCAAAGGCAAAGGAAAGGCCAGACGTGGCTCTCATCTTTGGTCACCCGAAGGGTCAGCTGCACCAGAACCACCTTCGACGGCACCTTGTAAACCACTGATGTCCACGAGCCAAAACCATGCCCCATCAGACAAGGGGAGCCAACTCCAATCCAAGTGCAGTCCGGAAGCTCCCGCACAACGGAGCAGTGCTAACAGGAAGTGGAAACTGCACTCCCAACACTGGGCTCGTCTCTCCCCAGCTTTAAAGTCTCCATACGAACCCCCCTGGCACCTCACCTTCTTGTTGATCTCAGTGCGGTGATGGTAGCCTTTCTGCCCGGCCCGAGCCACAGAAAAGGCGACTCGGGCAGGATGCCAGGCCCCAATACAGGCCACCTTGCGCAGCCCTCGGTGGGTTTTGCGGGGTAGCTTCTTCGTGTGCCAGCGGCTGGTGACCCCTAGAACAGACACAAGCTTGTTACCGGGGTGTCGAGAACGCCTGCCATTGGCCCTTTCCCACTGAGTGCCCAATCTGAGTTCACTTGACACCTGAGTATGGACAGTCAACACCCACACGGACTAGGTGAGTGAGGGACAGGAAGGCTGAACATACACGTGACCCTCTAAGCCCTCTTATTCGCTCCAGTGGATCACCTGCCAAGACGTAAACCCGTTCTCAACTCAAGAGGCCTCGGAGAACCGGCCGTGCACTAGAATGGGAGCACGTGCACCTCACGGCATCCACCAAGTTCTACACCGTCGGAGGCTGACCCAATTTCCGAGTCCCCTCCGCCTTCTGCAGCGAGCTCCAAATGTAAGGGTTCAGATGTATGGCCAGATCGCCCCCAGTCCTCCTACCTCCCTGCCACTTGACCACAGGGCTATTCCcagagacaggcagggaggaAAGTTTCTGCCATCTTACTCGTGGGACATGCCCAGCACTCCTTCCAGGGCCTCGTCGCCAAAGATCTGGACCCGAAACCGCATCTAACCACCACTCGGGCCACCGCAGAGCTCACCTTTGTAGCCTTTGCCCTTGGTGACGCCGATGACATCGATCATCTCGTCCTGCCCAAACACCTGATTCACAGGCACCTGCTGCTCCAGCCTCTCACGGGCCCAGTCCAGCTTCTCGGCCACCGTGCCTCCGTTCACCTGGATCTCCATGAGGTGGGCCTTCTTCTGGCGTAGAGGGAGCAGGCGCATCTAGGAGGGAATCGGTACGGCTCAGACACCTGAGCTTCAAGCTCTCCTCCAGTGGCAGAACAGTCTGGCCACCTTGAACCGCACGTTTCTCCACTGGCAAAAACGAAAAGGCTCCTTCCTGTATTAAAATCCCTACTGGGTACCGTTCCCCTTTTCAATTCTGATGCCAGAGTTCACCATCAGGATGGACTGATCCTTAATACACATGGGCCACGCCAACACAAGCAGACCTAACCAGATCCTGGGACCAACTAGCCCTACGTTCCTGATCATCATGCTTTCTGGTGGCTTCCTTTGGCGTACTGCCCCTCGTTTACCCTGGCCATCTATCTTGGCTCTACTGACCGTCAACAAGCCACTCACATTTTGGGAGAGTGGAAACAGCACCTCAGTCAAGAGAGAAGCTGCaaagtttagggaaaaaaagaattcaaacctAAAGCGTTTCATTAAGAGCGGCCCAGTGCTGTCCTATGGAACTCTCTTCAGTAATGGACACACACTACAAATCTAAGCCAATATGGTCATCTTAACCATACTGAAACTGAACAATTTAACAATCGGGGGTGTATACCCAGAATAATAACTCAAGCAAACCGCAGAGGACGTAGTCATTCTACAGCCAAAGGGTCACGGCAAGTCAGATTTGAAGCGCGAACAGCCAGTGACCTACTATTTTCAGTCAAGCATTTCACAATGTCAAAGAATCACTAGTTCCTTCCACCACTTTTCCTAAAATGGGACACGGTTTCCCAAATAAAAAGCCTGGAGACACAGCGCCCTCTGTTGGCGACAGAAAAGCCAACCCTTAGGCCTGGAGGAACCGGGCTGCCTTCTCAGGTTAACAGACTTTGCCTGGCCTCGGAAATCCAGGGCAGGTGCCGCACCGTGTTGCTGCATCACTTCAAGCAATCCCCAGGCTGCTCGCTGGCCCATCCATCCAGACACGTTTAAGGAACTGGAACCAATCTTACCATCCCTCCAAAATCCCTACACGGTCCGTTTGAGGTGAGAAATCAACTCAGAAGAGAACTAGGGGGGGCTCGGTTCAAGTAGGACTCCGTCTCCCTAGACAGGAAGCGCTGGCGCAGTCCCCCTCTTGCGCGTCCTGCCGAGTGCTCACCTGAGTGTGGGCGATGACGCGGATGACCTGGCAGTACTTCTTCATGCTGCCGAAGTCCTTCTCTAGTTGCTTCTTGCCATCATCATCCTGCCACTTCTTGCAGTACTTGGTGAAGGCCTTCTTCTTGGACTTATGCCTTCAGGAGCAGagcagagttggggagggggcggggcgcaggCCTTCATCACTCCTCCAAGGGGTGAGCGGAAGGCACACTGGCACCACATAGGGACGGGGCTCATTGCCGGCTTCTAAGGAGCCTTTTCCACCGGCAAGCGGAGCCTGGATGGAGCTCATCGGGCAGAGCCGAGCGGAGCTGAGCAGAGGTCCACAAAGTTAATACAAGTCACAAACATTCAAATACTCACTAATTCTTGCTCCGACTTAGCCATTATTAACCCGACCACGCTCCCAGACGGAGGACTGGGGGAGTTAGGCACTATCTCAGTTTCTAGCCCTACTCTCCATACTTCCCAGCAACCAAAAGAACACGAGAACTACTGAGTTCTCAGTCAACACCCACTAAGCTGAACGGGAAGGTCTAGAGGTGCTGCTCAAGGTCTGTCCCCAGGAACTGTTCTGCTCAGGACACCAACTAAACCGGACGCCAGAGCAGTTCTAGTTCCTCCCCTGCTAGAGAGAAGACCTGCACAGGGCCCCTGACCCACAGGGCGCATAGCCTCCTCGTCCCTGTCCCTTACCAGTTCTTATAGAAGCGCCTTTTGCACTCATCACTGATGTGCTCAGCGAAGATGGTCTTAAAGGTACGAAGGCCTCGAGGGGTTTCCACGTAGCCCACGACGCCCACAACCACCATGGGCGGGGTCTCCACAATGGTCACAGCCTCCACGACCTCCTTCTTGTTCACCTCTGTGGAAGAGAGGGCGGTCAGACGGGAGGGGGACAGCCAGAGTCGCCGAGGGATTATGACGCTGCGTCTCCAAGTGCCCACTTCAATTAAAGAACGCAACGTGCTTGAGGTAACCAGAAGTTTGCAGAAGTGGGGCCCTTATCGGCAACCTGGACTCCCAGGGGCCAACTTCCCGCGTGCGTTTTGTGTTTCTAACTCAAAAAAGTATCAGGACTCTAAGGCAGTGCAATTTTTCTTCACAACCAGGGACACGGGCAGTATTCAGGCTTTTAGAGTTACGGCTGACAGGGACGATCTCCCAAATTGGCATACTCCTATGCTGTGGTTTTAAAACTTACTCACGTTAAAGTTCCCGGACTTCAACACATCCCTCCACCTACAGCAATGCCAGCCATCTACAGCCTGAAACACCGATCCCACAGAGAGGGTCTGCCCCAACTCCAGTCCGTCCCCATCCTCGGCTCctaaccaccaccccccaccagctCCGAGGATGCAGCCTGTACTTACTGGATCCTGGCCTGTCGACCTCCCGCACGATGTGAGTCATGCCGGCCTTGTAGCCCAAGAAGGCGGTGAGGTGGACGGGCTTTGAAGAGTCATCCTTGGGGAAGCTCTTCACCTTCCCACGGTGTCGGCTGCTGCGTTTCCGAGGCAAGAAGCCCAGGGACCCATGCCTGGGAGCGGAGAACTTCCTGTGAGACTAGGAGGAAACAATCCACGTTAGCACTCTGGCTCATCTAAGTAGCTCACTTCTGACGCCCAGCGTGCCTCAGTTGAACGCTGAGTCCACGCCAGCAACCCCATGAATAAACATGCTAATGTGCGGGGCTGGGTTCACTTGCTTAGAGGGCCACACATCCTAAACGAGTTCTATCTTTGCCTCGAAACCTCATTTCGTAACCCAAGCAAACGTACTTTCTTCTCTTAACAGGACTAAGACAcacaaggtgggggggagggtcatTAAAATCACTTCACAGGTGGCTTTATGGTCGAGTCAGCAACAGTTTGACCACAAAGAGACTTCTGGGACAAGCGGCTGGCACTACAGGTTCCCCAGGCCGGACTGATAACACGTAGAGGCCACCAGAACCCGACAGAGCCAAATCAGAACATGACAATCAGCACAGAGTCTCTGTCCGCCCGTCAATAAGTTCATCATCTGTGGTTCCTCGGAACTCCAGAGGCCTTACGGTTGTAAGAACCGTCCCACCCATTTCAGCCCGAGGCCTCGGCACCCCtaccccaggctcccctcccgcGCGCTACTTGGATTTCTGCACCTCCCAGGTTAGCACGAGTAGTGCCTGGCGACCCCACTCAAGAGCCTCCTGGCCTACGTGCTCAGACTCTAAACCGGATTAACACTAAATCGGGAAGGGCGAGATCCGGCAAATTATCTGGCACTTGAGAATTTTCGGGCTCGGGGCCTCCAAACCGGAGCCAGGCCCAAGGGCTTTCGCCAGCCGCCTGGCGGGCCCCAGGTCAAGCACAGGCCTCGGGTCTTTCCAGAAATAGGCCTGGTTGGGGATGTCGCCGAGTCCCCCATGCTCGTCGAGCAGGCCCCCGGCGCCCGCCGAGTTGGGATGGCGGCGATGCGCCGCGGATGGAGTCGTGCCGCCGCGCCAACAAAGAGGGGAGGGCCATGATAACACATACCATCCCGCCGCCGAATGCTGCCGGTAGAGGTCGGGGCTCTGCCGGCGAGCCATTTATAAAGCCCCGCCTGGCTCCGCCCCTTCCGGCGTGCGAGCGCGCGCCCGCGGCGGACGCCGGGTCGTGGGGCGGGTACGGGGCGCCCTTTCCACGCACGCTCGTCCTCGCCCAGAGTTCGTTCTGAGCTGGACGTCCGTTTCGGGGGCGGGGATTAGAAATTATACGGCGAGCGACTGGGTTCAAACTTAGCGAAGCGCCAGGGAAACGTTGGCAGAGAATTGGGCGCAACGACCGTTCAGCGCTAGGTAGCTGCCAAGTTGGATGACACACGCCGTTACGGTGAAGCTAAATGGCCGCGtctggttttttgggtttttttttttcatgtgaaatgCCGTCCCCTCCAGGATTGAATAACCCAGCTGTGGGTTTCAGCGCCAAAGCGCCTTCACACGTGACATCCCCTTTCCGTCCCACACGGCGGATCCGCGGTGTTGGCCGTTTGGCGGGCAACCGACTTGGGACGCGTTGCCCCGCTCCCACCCGTTCAGAGTTGGAGAGAAAAGACCGAAAACCGGGCTGCCTGACTCCCAACCCAGAGCTGCTTCCGCGACACCAACTTGCCTTTACTGCTTTCTGATTTCGGACACCCGTCCCTCAAGCCCCGTCTGGGCCATGACTCCGGGTGTCCAGGTGCTGTGGCCCGCGCTCGCTTCTGATGGTCAGCGAGGCGACAAAACCGCCTCACGACCTGCGGTCACGGGTCCAGCTGCCCAACCTCCCTGACTCGCCCTTCCAGCCTCAGGAGCCCTTGCTGATCTccgcctgcctccccccacccacggTGACCCACGAGCTTCCTATTGCTCCCCCTGCTTCCAGGCTTGCCTCTCGAAATCTTTTTAAGAATCACAtgttaaaggggcgcctgggtggcgcagtcggttaagcgtccgacttcagccaggtcacgatctcgcggtccgtgagttcgagccccgcgacgatctcgcggtccgtgagttcgagccccgcgtcaggctctgggctgatggctcggagcctggagcctgtttccgattctgtgtctccctctctctctgaccctcccccgttcatgctctgtctctctctgtcccaaaaataaataaaaaacgttgaaaaaaaatttttaaaaataaaaaaaaaaagaatcacatgtTATCTTGTTACTTCCCGTGGCTCCCTGTTGTTTCCTGGGGATTAAGCATTAA
This genomic window contains:
- the RPL3 gene encoding 60S ribosomal protein L3 isoform X2; amino-acid sequence: MARRQSPDLYRQHSAAGWYSHRKFSAPRHGSLGFLPRKRSSRHRGKVKSFPKDDSSKPVHLTAFLGYKAGMTHIVREVDRPGSKVNKKEVVEAVTIVETPPMVVVGVVGYVETPRGLRTFKTIFAEHISDECKRRFYKNWHKSKKKAFTKYCKKWQDDDGKKQLEKDFGSMKKYCQVIRVIAHTQMRLLPLRQKKAHLMEIQVNGGTVAEKLDWARERLEQQVPVNQVFGQDEMIDVIGVTKGKGYKGVTSRWHTKKLPRKTHRGLRKVACIGAWHPARVAFSVARAGQKGYHHRTEINKKIYKIGQGYLIKDGKLIKNNASTDYDLSDKSINPLGGFVHYGEVTNDFVMLKGCVVGTKKRVLTLRKSLLVQTKRRALEKIDLKFIDTTSKFGHGRFQTVEEKKAFMGPLKKDRIAKEEGA
- the RPL3 gene encoding 60S ribosomal protein L3 isoform X1; translation: MSHRKFSAPRHGSLGFLPRKRSSRHRGKVKSFPKDDSSKPVHLTAFLGYKAGMTHIVREVDRPGSKVNKKEVVEAVTIVETPPMVVVGVVGYVETPRGLRTFKTIFAEHISDECKRRFYKNWHKSKKKAFTKYCKKWQDDDGKKQLEKDFGSMKKYCQVIRVIAHTQMRLLPLRQKKAHLMEIQVNGGTVAEKLDWARERLEQQVPVNQVFGQDEMIDVIGVTKGKGYKGVTSRWHTKKLPRKTHRGLRKVACIGAWHPARVAFSVARAGQKGYHHRTEINKKIYKIGQGYLIKDGKLIKNNASTDYDLSDKSINPLGGFVHYGEVTNDFVMLKGCVVGTKKRVLTLRKSLLVQTKRRALEKIDLKFIDTTSKFGHGRFQTVEEKKAFMGPLKKDRIAKEEGA